A region from the Triticum aestivum cultivar Chinese Spring chromosome 3D, IWGSC CS RefSeq v2.1, whole genome shotgun sequence genome encodes:
- the LOC123074773 gene encoding CBL-interacting protein kinase 30 has product MAMEKNQDSKVIMGRYKLGRLLGRGSFAKVYKAHNISTGEFVAIKVFDKEAVHRSGTVEQVKREVDVMRRVHHPNVVRLHEVMATRSRIYFVMEYASGGELFDRLAKSTRFPEPVARRYFQQLVTAVEFCHSRGVYHRDLKPENLLLDAHGNLKVSDFGLSALADGASRHRGDALLHTTCGTPAYVAPEVILKRGYDGAKADIWSCGVILFVLLAGRLPFHDTNLVLLYKRIARSDYQCPAWFSIDARKLLARLLDPNPNTRITITNLMARTWFQKDSCPLNDKPLDTSETAVFLGKEAGGHHDDDQPEGATRKRKRSKVTASSPTISVRPSSMNAFDIISRSSVLDLAKMFDAEHKTSEARFSSKETTTAIVSKLGKIAEAGRFSFKLNKEKGRVELEGSQDGRKRALALEAEIFEVAPSVHVVEMRKTGGDSLEFQDFYKQELKPSLGDIVWAWQGGDSPPPTLTPAVPRSNTNS; this is encoded by the exons ATGGCCATGGAGAAGAACCAAGATTCCAAAGTGATCATGGGCCGGTACAAGCTGGGCCGTCTTCTAGGCCGTGGCAGCTTTGCCAAGGTTTACAAGGCCCATAACATCTCCACCGGCGAGTTCGTGGCCATCAAGGTGTTCGACAAGGAGGCCGTGCACCGGTCCGGCACGGTGGAGCAGGTGAAGCGCGAGGTGGACGTGATGCGGCGGGTGCACCACCCAAACGTCGTCCGCCTCCACGAGGTGATGGCCACGCGCTCCAGGATCTACTTTGTCATGGAATACGCGAGCGGCGGCGAGCTCTTTGATCGCCTCGCCAAGAGCACGCGCTTCCCGGAGCCCGTCGCTCGCCGCTACTTTCAGCAGCTGGTCACGGCCGTGGAGTTCTGCCACAGCCGTGGCGTCTACCACCGTGACCTCAAGCCCGAGAACCTCCTCCTCGACGCGCACGGCAACCTTAAGGTCTCCGACTTCGGGCTCAGCGCGCTCGCGGACGGCGCCTCCCGCCATCGCGGTGACGCCCTCTTGCACACGACGTGCGGCACGCCGGCGTACGTCGCTCCCGAG GTGATCCTGAAGCGTGGCTATGACGGCGCAAAGGCGGACATCTGGTCGTGCGGCGTGATCCTCTTCGTGCTCCTGGCAGGCCGCCTCCCTTTCCACGACACCAACCTCGTGCTCCTGTACAAGAGGATCGCACGGAGCGACTACCAGTGCCCCGCATGGTTCTCCATCGACGCACGCAAGCTCCTTGCCCGGCTGCTCGACCCGAACCCCAATACCCGGATCACCATCACCAACCTCATGGCCCGGACCTGGTTCCAGAAAGACTCCTGCCCCCTCAACGACAAGCCCCTCGACACGAGCGAAACGGCGGTGTTCCTCGGCAAGGAAGCCGGGGGACATCACGACGACGACCAACCGGAGGGCGCCACCCGGAAGAGGAAGAGATCCAAGGTGACCGCGTCGTCGCCAACCATCAGCGTGAGGCCATCGAGCATGAACGCCTTCGACATCATCTCGCGGTCGAGCGTGCTGGACCTGGCCAAGATGTTCGACGCGGAGCACAAGACGTCGGAGGCCCGGTTCTCCAGCAAGGAGACCACGACGGCGATCGTGTCCAAGCTGGGGAAGATCGCGGAGGCGGGGAGGTTCAGCTTTAAGCTCAACAAGGAGAAGGGGAGAGTGGAGCTGGAGGGGAGCCAGGACGGCCGGAAAAGGGCGCTGGCCCTGGAGGCGGAGATCTTCGAGGTGGCGCCGTCGGTGCACGTggtggagatgaggaagacgggcgGCGACTCGCTGGAGTTCCAGGACTTCTACAAGCAGGAGCTCAAGCCGTCGCTGGGCGATATCGTGTGGGCGTGGCAGGGAGGTGACTCGCCGCCACCAACGCTCACGCCGGCGGTGCCTAGGTCAAACACGAATTCCTGA